The Pseudomonas fluorescens nucleotide sequence CGCCCCGCGCCCCGCCGCTCAGGCAATATGAAACTTCTTTAACTATCCTCCAGGTACTCAGCGGCCCGATCATATCGGACATTACGCTTCCAAAGGGATTGGTACTTTGACCGGATACAACCTTGCTGTCGCGCGCAAGCCACGAGGTGGTTGATGCGCGCCCAGACACCTGAAACGCAAGCCCCTGTTACTGCTGCATTGCCCAACGCCGAACACCGACTGCGCTGGATCGAGCGCCTGAGCAAGTATCGCCAGCCCATCGGCCTTGGCGTGACCTTGCTGCTGTTCGCTATCGCCCTGATCGCCTGCCGTCATCTGCTCAGCGAGCTGGACATCTATGCCCTGCATGATTCGCTGCTCAGCGTGCCGCCTGCCGCACTGGCCGGAGCACTGCTGGCCACGGTTGCCGGCTTTGTCATTCTGCTCGGTTACGAGTGGTCGGCCAGCCGCTATGCTGGCGTCCAGCTACCGGCGCGGACCCTGGTGATGGGCGGCTTCAGCGCCTTTGCCATCGGCAATGCCATCGGCCTGTCGCTGCTGTCCGGCGGTTCGGTGCGCTATCGACTGTATGCCCGTCACGGCATCGGTGCCGCCGAAGTGGCGCGCATGAGCCTGTTCGCCAGCCTTTCCCTCGGCTGCGCCCTGCCGCCGCTCGCAGCCCTGGCGACCTTGAGCAACCTGCCCGCTGCCGCGTCGGCCTTGCACCTCGCGCCTGCGCTACTGGCCACGATCGCCCTGGCGGTACTGGGCCTGAGTGCGGCGCTGGTCTACGGCCTCTACCGTCGCCGGCTCCCCGAACAACCCCTGGCTGACAACCTGCTGGTGCAAGTGGGCCGGCGCACCCTGCGCCTGCCGGGCGCACGCCTGACCTTGCTGCAACTGCTCATTACTGCCCTGGACGTTGCCGCTGCCGCCACCGTGCTTTACCTGCTATTGCCAGAGGCACCGCCGTTTGGCGCTTTCTTGCTGGTCTACCTGCTGGCGCTGGCAGCCGGGGTGCTCAGCCATGTACCGGGTGGCGTCGGGGTGTTCGAGGCAATCTTGCTGGCGGCCTTTGCCGACAAACTCGGCGCTGCGCCACTGGCCGCCGCGTTGCTGCTCTATCGCCTGATCTATGTGGTGCTGCCGCTGCTGCTGGCCTGCATCCTGCTGCTCGCCAGCGAAGCCAGGCGCCTGCTGTTTGCCCAACAGGCGATCCGGGCCGCTTCCGGGCTGGCGGCGCCGGTACTGGCGGTACTGGTGTTTCTGTCCGGCGTGGTACTGCTGTTCTCGGGGGCCACTCCGGAAATCGACGAGCGCCTGGAACACCTGGGCTTCCTGGTGCCGCACCGGCTGATTGACGCGTCGCATTTTGGCGCCAGCCTGATTGGCGTGCTGTGCCTGCTGCTGGCCCAAGGCCTGCGCCGGCGCCTGTCGGCTGCCTGGATACTGACCACCATCCTGCTCCTGGTCGGCGCCCTGCTCTCGCTGCTCAAAGGTTTCGATTGGGAAGAAGCCAGCATCCTGACCTTCACTGCCTGCCTGCTGGCGGTCTTCCGGCGCTCCTTCTATCGTCCCAGCCGCTTGCTCGAACTGCCGTTCTCGCCGGTTTATCTTGCCGCCAGCGCCTGCGTACTGGGCACCTCGGTGTGGCTGCTGCTGTTTGCCTATCAGGATGTGCCCTACAGCCATCAGCTGTGGTGGCAGTTCACCCTCGACGCCGATGCCCCACGTGGCTTGCGCTCAGCCCTGGGCAGCGCGGTACTGCTGGTGATCGTCGCCCTGACCTGGCTATTGCGCACCGCGCGTCCGGTGATCCACCTGCCCAGCGCCGAAGAGCTGCAACGCGCCAACGCCATCCTGCAGGCTTCCGAGCAACCCGACGGCGGCCTGGCACTGACTGGCGACAAGGCTTTGCTGTTTCACCCCAACGACGATGCCTTCCTGATGTACGCGCGGCGCGGCCGCAGCCTGGTTGCGCTGTACGACCCGATCGGCCCGGCCCATGAGCGTGCCGAAATGATCTGGCAGTTCCGCGACCTGTGTGATGTGCATCACGCCCGTCCAGTGTTCTACCAGGTCCGGGCCGAGAACCTGCCCTTCTATATGGATATCGGCCTGACCGCGATCAAACTGGGCGAAGAAGCCCGGGTCGATCTCAAGCGCTTTGACCTCGAAGCCAAAGGCAAGGAGATGAAAGACCTGCGCTACACCTGGAACCGCGGCGGCCGCGACGGCCTTAGCCTTGAAGTGCACGAACCGGGACAGGCACCGCTGGAAGAGCTCAAGGCCATCTCCGATGCCTGGCTCAGCGGCAAGAACGTGCGCGAGAAAGGCTTCTCCCTCGGCCGCTTCAGCCCTGAGTACCTGCAGCACTTCCGGATTGCCCTGATCCGCTTCGAAGGGCGCCCGGTGGCTTTTGCCAACCTGCTGGAAACCCGCAGCCTGGAACTTGCCAGCCTCGACCTGATGCGCGCCCACCCCGAGGCGCCGAAGCTGACCATGGAGTTCATGATGATCGGCCTGATCCAACACTATAAGCAGCACGGCTACGCGCGCTTCAGCCTGGGCATGGTGCCGCTCTCCGGGCTACAACCACGACGCGGCGCACCGCTGACCCAGCGTCTGGGCTCGATG carries:
- the mprF gene encoding bifunctional lysylphosphatidylglycerol flippase/synthetase MprF, giving the protein MRAQTPETQAPVTAALPNAEHRLRWIERLSKYRQPIGLGVTLLLFAIALIACRHLLSELDIYALHDSLLSVPPAALAGALLATVAGFVILLGYEWSASRYAGVQLPARTLVMGGFSAFAIGNAIGLSLLSGGSVRYRLYARHGIGAAEVARMSLFASLSLGCALPPLAALATLSNLPAAASALHLAPALLATIALAVLGLSAALVYGLYRRRLPEQPLADNLLVQVGRRTLRLPGARLTLLQLLITALDVAAAATVLYLLLPEAPPFGAFLLVYLLALAAGVLSHVPGGVGVFEAILLAAFADKLGAAPLAAALLLYRLIYVVLPLLLACILLLASEARRLLFAQQAIRAASGLAAPVLAVLVFLSGVVLLFSGATPEIDERLEHLGFLVPHRLIDASHFGASLIGVLCLLLAQGLRRRLSAAWILTTILLLVGALLSLLKGFDWEEASILTFTACLLAVFRRSFYRPSRLLELPFSPVYLAASACVLGTSVWLLLFAYQDVPYSHQLWWQFTLDADAPRGLRSALGSAVLLVIVALTWLLRTARPVIHLPSAEELQRANAILQASEQPDGGLALTGDKALLFHPNDDAFLMYARRGRSLVALYDPIGPAHERAEMIWQFRDLCDVHHARPVFYQVRAENLPFYMDIGLTAIKLGEEARVDLKRFDLEAKGKEMKDLRYTWNRGGRDGLSLEVHEPGQAPLEELKAISDAWLSGKNVREKGFSLGRFSPEYLQHFRIALIRFEGRPVAFANLLETRSLELASLDLMRAHPEAPKLTMEFMMIGLIQHYKQHGYARFSLGMVPLSGLQPRRGAPLTQRLGSMVFQRGEQLYNFQGLRRFKDKFQPDWEPRYMAVPAGLDPLVALADTAALIAGGLTGLVKR